A stretch of the Perca flavescens isolate YP-PL-M2 chromosome 10, PFLA_1.0, whole genome shotgun sequence genome encodes the following:
- the brd8b gene encoding bromodomain-containing protein 8 isoform X2: MASGIGKHKLLNVGPTEPWSVREKLCLASSVMRSGDQNWVSVSRAIKPFSEPGRPPDWFSQKHCASQYSELLEATEAPKRKRGEKGEVVETIEDVIVRRLTTERIEELKKLLRDTQEQYRKLKKEVDLIQTGHIDSQLKELWAEITLKKKQAEEEAEQKRRATETAYQARQAMKNTPKRLPSVTVRSPMGASPPTMDSQADSSVSTQSMDTGGVASDDTTTHSVAQGVGVFLPATDAPGPGPKDGGLAALVDDSPQKRLLTQKATPPPSPLLSELLKKGNLISASTRVVGEGDSTGSLTNGIQTATAATALPPGHEVITEGEAEAAVKVELGEETGLVEDLVAVSYMGDELDLETVGDIIAIIEEKVDDSVEALDAAAVEAALSLCEEAVSEGHTLPGPWDTQELKASDPEPTLQDSDPTREPRDVAAMSAMVPPGMETQNQPEMKREQRLKGNCEGPEATGSDVTSDDGAPGSEVTEEGGAAGKEATDTTVKSEGEEWSQPEPNPPCLDSEDSSVSGKESKEVKEEEAGSEGDPEEGMELKEECGEGEGPYLSEVERAASESEDGYGPPSQRYTADSLASSPASSSQLSTCGEDQEAVQAQKIWKKAIMLVWRAAANHRYASVFLQPVSDDIAPGYHSIVHRPMDLSAIKKNIESGVIRTTAEFQRDIMLMFQNAVMYNSSDHDVYHMALEMQRDVLEHVQQFLATQLIMQTSESAISAKSLRGREGNRKPGEPAEKDGGTRGRRSAMEADLKMKK; this comes from the exons ATGGCGAGCGGTATCGGCA AACACAAGCTACTGAATGTGGGGCCAACAGAGCCCTGGTCAGTCAGGGAGAAACTGTGTCTGGCCTCCTCTGTTATGAGGAGTGGCGACCAAAACTG GGTGTCTGTAAGTAGAGCCATCAAGCCTTTCTCCGAGCCAGGCCGTCCACCTGACTGGTTCTCACAGAAG CACTGTGCCTCCCAATACTCTGAGCTGCTGGAGGCCACGGAAGCACCAAA GCGTAAACGCGGTGAGAAGGGCGAGGTGGTCGAAACCATCGAAGATGTCATCGTTCGTAGGCTAACCACTGAGCGGATAGAGGAACTGAAGAAACTGCTGCGAGACACACAGGAGCAGTACAG GAAGTTGAAGAAGGAGGTGGATCTGATCCAGACGGGTCACATCGACTCCCAGCTGAAGGAGCTGTGGGCAGAGATCACACT AAAAAAGAAGCAGGCTGAGGAGGAAGCGGAACAGAAGAGGAGAGCCACAGAAACAGCATACCAAG CTCGTCAGGCGATGAAAAACACACCTAAGCGTCTGCCCAGTGTAACTGTACGTTCTCCCATGGGTGCCAGCCCCCCCACCATGGACTCTCAGGCTGACTCTTCGGTCTCCACACAGTCCATGGATACAGGAGGCGTAGCCTCCGATGACACCACCACCCACTCAGTT GCCCAGGGGGTCGGAGTGTTCCTACCAGCGACGGATGCTCCAGGCCCAGGGCCCAAAGATGGGGGCCTGGCTGCTCTAGTAGATGATTCACCACAGAAGAGGCTCCTCACCCAGAAGGCCACGCCGCCGCCCTCACCTCTCCTGTCAGAACTGCTGAAAAAAGGCAACCTCATCTCGGCCAGCACCCGTGTG GTTGGGGAGGGAGACTCTACTGGAAGCCTCACCAATGGCATACAGACAGCCACCGCAGCCACTGCCTTACCACCTGGTCATGAGGTCATCACAG agggtGAAGCAGAAGCTGCAGTGAAGGTAGAGCTCGGCGAGGAGACGGGGTTGGTGGAGGACCTTGTAGCTGTGTCTTACATGGGAGACGAATTGGACCTGGAGACAGTAGGAGACATCATCGCCATCATAGAGGAGAAG GTCGATGACTCAGTGGAGGCCTTGGATGCAGCAGCGGTGGAAgcagctctctctctgtgtgaagAGGCTGTGTCAGAAGGACACACCCTTCCCGGCCCCTGGGACACCCAGGAGCTGAAGGCTTCAGACCCAGAACCCACGCTCCAGGACTCGGATCCCACACGGGAGCCTCGCGATGTGGCCGCAATGTCGGCCATGGTTCCTCCCGGCATGGAGACCCAGAATCAACCGGAAATGAAAAGAGAACAACGGCTCAAGGGAAACTGTGAGGGGCCCGAGGCGACCGGAAGTGATGTCACCTCCGACGACGGTGCACCGGGAAGTGAGGTGACGGAGGAGGGGGGGGCGGCGGGGAAGGAGGCCACTGACACGACGGTCAAGAGTGAAGGAGAGGAATGGAGCCAGCCGGAGCCCAACCCACCCTGCCTAG ACTCTGAGGACAGCTCTGTGTCTGGGAAAGAGTCCAAG gaggtgaaggaggaggaggcggggaGTGAGGGCGACCCAGAAGAAGGGATGGAGCTGAAAGAGGAGTGTGGGGAGGGGGAGGGTCCCTATCTGTCGGAGGTGGAGCGGGCAGCCAGCGAGAGCGAGGACGGTTACGGCCCGCCCTCCCAGCGCTACACAGCCGATTCACTGGCCAGCAGCCCGGCCTCTTCTTCCCAGCT ATCTACGTGTGGGGAGGACCAGGAGGCAGTGCAGGCCCAGAAGATCTGGAAGAAAGCCATTATGCTGGTGTGGAGAGCCGCAGCCAATCACAG GTATGCCAGTGTCTTCCTGCAGCCTGTGTCAGATGACATCGCGCCTGGTTACCACAGCATAGTACACag ACCCATGGACCTGTCGGCCATTAAGAAGAACATTGAGTCCGGCGTGATCCGTACAACGGCCGAGTTCCAGCGCGACATCATGCTGATGTTCCAGAACGCCGTCATGTACAACTCGTCGGACCACGACGTGTACCACATGGCGCTGGAGATGCAGCGCGATGTCCTGGAGCACGTCCAGCAGTTCCTGGCCACCCAGCTCATCATGCAGACCTCGGAGAGCGCCATCTCGGCCAAGAGCCTCCGCGGCAGGGAGGGAAACCGTAAGCCAGGAGAGCCGGCTGAGAAG gACGGAGGCACCAGGGGGCGCCGTAGTGCCATGGAGGCCGATCTCAAAATGAAGAAATAG
- the brd8b gene encoding bromodomain-containing protein 8 isoform X1: MASGIGKHKLLNVGPTEPWSVREKLCLASSVMRSGDQNWVSVSRAIKPFSEPGRPPDWFSQKHCASQYSELLEATEAPKRKRGEKGEVVETIEDVIVRRLTTERIEELKKLLRDTQEQYRKLKKEVDLIQTGHIDSQLKELWAEITLKKKQAEEEAEQKRRATETAYQARQAMKNTPKRLPSVTVRSPMGASPPTMDSQADSSVSTQSMDTGGVASDDTTTHSVAQGVGVFLPATDAPGPGPKDGGLAALVDDSPQKRLLTQKATPPPSPLLSELLKKGNLISASTRVVGEGDSTGSLTNGIQTATAATALPPGHEVITEGEAEAAVKVELGEETGLVEDLVAVSYMGDELDLETVGDIIAIIEEKVDDSVEALDAAAVEAALSLCEEAVSEGHTLPGPWDTQELKASDPEPTLQDSDPTREPRDVAAMSAMVPPGMETQNQPEMKREQRLKGNCEGPEATGSDVTSDDGAPGSEVTEEGGAAGKEATDTTVKSEGEEWSQPEPNPPCLDSEDSSVSGKESKEVKEEEAGSEGDPEEGMELKEECGEGEGPYLSEVERAASESEDGYGPPSQRYTADSLASSPASSSQLSTCGEDQEAVQAQKIWKKAIMLVWRAAANHRYASVFLQPVSDDIAPGYHSIVHRPMDLSAIKKNIESGVIRTTAEFQRDIMLMFQNAVMYNSSDHDVYHMALEMQRDVLEHVQQFLATQLIMQTSESAISAKSLRGREGNRKPGEPAEKVGRGDLLGVKLESPFKGVKQSTV, from the exons ATGGCGAGCGGTATCGGCA AACACAAGCTACTGAATGTGGGGCCAACAGAGCCCTGGTCAGTCAGGGAGAAACTGTGTCTGGCCTCCTCTGTTATGAGGAGTGGCGACCAAAACTG GGTGTCTGTAAGTAGAGCCATCAAGCCTTTCTCCGAGCCAGGCCGTCCACCTGACTGGTTCTCACAGAAG CACTGTGCCTCCCAATACTCTGAGCTGCTGGAGGCCACGGAAGCACCAAA GCGTAAACGCGGTGAGAAGGGCGAGGTGGTCGAAACCATCGAAGATGTCATCGTTCGTAGGCTAACCACTGAGCGGATAGAGGAACTGAAGAAACTGCTGCGAGACACACAGGAGCAGTACAG GAAGTTGAAGAAGGAGGTGGATCTGATCCAGACGGGTCACATCGACTCCCAGCTGAAGGAGCTGTGGGCAGAGATCACACT AAAAAAGAAGCAGGCTGAGGAGGAAGCGGAACAGAAGAGGAGAGCCACAGAAACAGCATACCAAG CTCGTCAGGCGATGAAAAACACACCTAAGCGTCTGCCCAGTGTAACTGTACGTTCTCCCATGGGTGCCAGCCCCCCCACCATGGACTCTCAGGCTGACTCTTCGGTCTCCACACAGTCCATGGATACAGGAGGCGTAGCCTCCGATGACACCACCACCCACTCAGTT GCCCAGGGGGTCGGAGTGTTCCTACCAGCGACGGATGCTCCAGGCCCAGGGCCCAAAGATGGGGGCCTGGCTGCTCTAGTAGATGATTCACCACAGAAGAGGCTCCTCACCCAGAAGGCCACGCCGCCGCCCTCACCTCTCCTGTCAGAACTGCTGAAAAAAGGCAACCTCATCTCGGCCAGCACCCGTGTG GTTGGGGAGGGAGACTCTACTGGAAGCCTCACCAATGGCATACAGACAGCCACCGCAGCCACTGCCTTACCACCTGGTCATGAGGTCATCACAG agggtGAAGCAGAAGCTGCAGTGAAGGTAGAGCTCGGCGAGGAGACGGGGTTGGTGGAGGACCTTGTAGCTGTGTCTTACATGGGAGACGAATTGGACCTGGAGACAGTAGGAGACATCATCGCCATCATAGAGGAGAAG GTCGATGACTCAGTGGAGGCCTTGGATGCAGCAGCGGTGGAAgcagctctctctctgtgtgaagAGGCTGTGTCAGAAGGACACACCCTTCCCGGCCCCTGGGACACCCAGGAGCTGAAGGCTTCAGACCCAGAACCCACGCTCCAGGACTCGGATCCCACACGGGAGCCTCGCGATGTGGCCGCAATGTCGGCCATGGTTCCTCCCGGCATGGAGACCCAGAATCAACCGGAAATGAAAAGAGAACAACGGCTCAAGGGAAACTGTGAGGGGCCCGAGGCGACCGGAAGTGATGTCACCTCCGACGACGGTGCACCGGGAAGTGAGGTGACGGAGGAGGGGGGGGCGGCGGGGAAGGAGGCCACTGACACGACGGTCAAGAGTGAAGGAGAGGAATGGAGCCAGCCGGAGCCCAACCCACCCTGCCTAG ACTCTGAGGACAGCTCTGTGTCTGGGAAAGAGTCCAAG gaggtgaaggaggaggaggcggggaGTGAGGGCGACCCAGAAGAAGGGATGGAGCTGAAAGAGGAGTGTGGGGAGGGGGAGGGTCCCTATCTGTCGGAGGTGGAGCGGGCAGCCAGCGAGAGCGAGGACGGTTACGGCCCGCCCTCCCAGCGCTACACAGCCGATTCACTGGCCAGCAGCCCGGCCTCTTCTTCCCAGCT ATCTACGTGTGGGGAGGACCAGGAGGCAGTGCAGGCCCAGAAGATCTGGAAGAAAGCCATTATGCTGGTGTGGAGAGCCGCAGCCAATCACAG GTATGCCAGTGTCTTCCTGCAGCCTGTGTCAGATGACATCGCGCCTGGTTACCACAGCATAGTACACag ACCCATGGACCTGTCGGCCATTAAGAAGAACATTGAGTCCGGCGTGATCCGTACAACGGCCGAGTTCCAGCGCGACATCATGCTGATGTTCCAGAACGCCGTCATGTACAACTCGTCGGACCACGACGTGTACCACATGGCGCTGGAGATGCAGCGCGATGTCCTGGAGCACGTCCAGCAGTTCCTGGCCACCCAGCTCATCATGCAGACCTCGGAGAGCGCCATCTCGGCCAAGAGCCTCCGCGGCAGGGAGGGAAACCGTAAGCCAGGAGAGCCGGCTGAGAAGGTGGGTCGGGGCGACTTGTTGGGGGTCAAATTAGAATCCCCTTTTAAAGGTGTGAAACAAAGCACTGTATAA